A genomic region of Alicyclobacillus sp. SO9 contains the following coding sequences:
- a CDS encoding NAD(P)/FAD-dependent oxidoreductase encodes MMARIIVVGGSFAGLTAAFELRRHLSGEHEVTVVSSNSRFVFIPSMPWIVLGSREEKDVTFDLEPVLKRKGIEFVHDALQQVDMKESVIYTTSSTMHYDYLLLATGPALDFDAVPGIGPHGGYSQSVCSLPHSKTARKAWEKFLENPGPVVIGAAQGASCFGAGYEFLLNIDTYLRKHGLRDKAPVTWVTSEPELGHFGLGGIGNSAELVKEMLKSRDIQVFPNHAIKQVTKDIVELDDGTRLPHQYSMIIPPFKGIDAIFQSPGLGNAKGFIPVTQEYRHPDYSNVFAAGVNVAMAPPEKTPIPTGVPKTGYMSEHMAKTAAANIVADLTHGQPTKLDPTKMKALCLLDAGDSGVYMVADPVFPPQTKYSLRAGSWVHGAKIAFEKYFMWKMKNGLTQLK; translated from the coding sequence ATGATGGCAAGAATCATTGTTGTCGGCGGCTCATTCGCAGGATTGACAGCCGCTTTCGAATTACGCAGACACCTTTCTGGTGAACACGAGGTAACAGTCGTGTCGAGCAACTCGCGCTTCGTATTTATTCCGTCCATGCCTTGGATTGTTTTAGGGTCCAGAGAGGAAAAGGACGTCACATTTGATTTAGAACCAGTCTTAAAACGAAAAGGCATCGAGTTCGTTCATGATGCGCTGCAGCAGGTCGATATGAAGGAAAGTGTGATTTATACCACGAGTTCAACGATGCACTATGACTACCTGCTCTTGGCTACCGGCCCTGCACTCGACTTTGACGCTGTTCCCGGAATTGGGCCCCACGGCGGATACAGCCAGTCTGTATGCTCCCTGCCACACTCGAAGACGGCAAGGAAAGCATGGGAGAAATTCCTTGAAAACCCGGGTCCTGTCGTCATTGGTGCTGCACAGGGTGCAAGTTGTTTCGGAGCCGGTTACGAATTTCTATTAAACATCGACACGTACCTGCGCAAGCACGGTTTGCGGGATAAGGCGCCTGTCACTTGGGTGACGTCTGAACCAGAACTCGGGCACTTTGGCCTCGGGGGCATCGGAAACTCCGCCGAGTTGGTTAAAGAAATGCTCAAAAGCAGAGACATACAAGTGTTTCCCAACCATGCAATTAAGCAAGTCACGAAAGATATTGTGGAGTTGGACGACGGTACCAGGCTGCCGCACCAATACAGCATGATAATCCCGCCATTTAAGGGCATTGACGCCATTTTCCAGTCTCCGGGACTTGGAAATGCCAAAGGGTTCATTCCGGTAACCCAGGAATATCGACATCCGGATTATTCCAACGTTTTTGCAGCTGGTGTTAACGTTGCTATGGCACCCCCTGAAAAAACACCGATTCCAACGGGGGTTCCGAAGACAGGTTATATGTCAGAGCACATGGCAAAGACTGCGGCAGCCAACATTGTGGCAGACCTCACCCATGGGCAGCCAACGAAATTGGATCCGACGAAAATGAAAGCCTTGTGTCTGTTGGATGCGGGAGACAGCGGAGTGTATATGGTAGCCGATCCAGTGTTTCCACCTCAAACCAAATACAGCCTCCGCGCTGGAAGCTGGGTGCATGGAGCCAAAATTGCCTTTGAAAAGTACTTTATGTGGAAGATGAAAAACGGGCTTACACAACTGAAGTAA
- a CDS encoding cytochrome ubiquinol oxidase subunit I, with product MSHVMLARALFGMTLGYHIAYATISVGAPLLIFIAEWRFMRTGQPFYRILAKRITLVLILLVGVGLVTGTSVAVMLSVLWPGFMKTVGQVINLPFQIEVFAFMIESLFLAVYVYGGSRLSQRARLISTLLVAVGSGMSALLITDVNAFMNTPTGFVWHDGQVTHAHPLLAMFNPAMPTELAHVLASAYMTVGFVFAAVAARGLLRKNTTSFEKEYYRRSLNLSLWVAGTMSVLTAFIGDLSGKFLEQFQPEKLAAAEGLFKTTQHAPLVIGGWPSLHTESVIGGIPVPGMLSWLATESFHGKVLGLNHFPKSTWPPLFVHLLFDSMVGIGSVGIAVAVVYLFVRLRRTNTDTPRWLLWGITGMGLLSMIGIEDGWVFAEIARQPWIIYGYLKVSQAVTTSPSIGWMLAGFMSLYTVLLIGTVWALRAYFKNHPLCDEDSLRPDSGTKPGKRGKTA from the coding sequence ATGTCACACGTCATGCTTGCCCGGGCATTGTTTGGCATGACCTTGGGCTATCACATTGCTTACGCGACCATTTCCGTGGGAGCACCGCTCTTAATTTTTATCGCAGAGTGGCGCTTCATGAGAACAGGTCAGCCTTTCTATAGAATACTGGCGAAAAGAATTACGTTGGTGTTAATACTCCTTGTCGGTGTTGGACTTGTTACAGGTACCTCGGTGGCGGTCATGCTGTCTGTCCTTTGGCCTGGTTTTATGAAAACTGTGGGACAAGTTATCAACCTGCCGTTTCAGATTGAAGTTTTTGCCTTCATGATTGAATCACTGTTCCTTGCTGTCTATGTCTACGGAGGCAGCCGCTTGTCGCAGAGAGCACGACTCATCAGCACATTGCTTGTCGCTGTAGGAAGCGGGATGTCGGCGTTGCTTATCACGGATGTCAACGCCTTTATGAACACACCCACAGGCTTTGTGTGGCACGACGGACAAGTCACACATGCCCACCCGCTTCTGGCCATGTTTAATCCTGCCATGCCGACTGAACTCGCTCATGTGCTGGCATCGGCCTATATGACGGTTGGGTTTGTGTTCGCTGCCGTGGCCGCAAGAGGCCTGCTCCGAAAGAACACGACTTCCTTTGAAAAGGAGTACTACCGCAGAAGTCTTAACTTGTCGCTGTGGGTGGCAGGTACCATGTCTGTTCTTACGGCTTTTATCGGAGACCTTTCCGGTAAATTTCTCGAGCAGTTTCAACCGGAAAAACTGGCAGCCGCCGAGGGGCTGTTTAAAACAACCCAACATGCCCCTTTAGTCATAGGCGGTTGGCCTAGTCTGCACACGGAGTCCGTAATCGGGGGAATTCCCGTACCAGGCATGCTGAGCTGGCTTGCAACAGAAAGCTTTCACGGCAAAGTGTTGGGCTTAAATCACTTCCCCAAATCCACCTGGCCGCCTTTGTTTGTTCACCTGTTGTTTGATTCTATGGTTGGAATTGGAAGTGTTGGTATCGCGGTTGCTGTGGTCTACCTGTTTGTACGACTGCGCCGTACGAATACAGATACGCCCCGGTGGCTGCTTTGGGGCATTACAGGAATGGGCTTGCTGTCCATGATTGGCATTGAAGACGGCTGGGTTTTTGCTGAAATTGCTCGACAGCCTTGGATAATTTACGGCTATCTCAAAGTGTCCCAGGCGGTTACGACTTCTCCCAGTATAGGCTGGATGCTTGCTGGATTTATGTCACTCTACACAGTTTTGCTCATCGGAACAGTCTGGGCGCTGAGGGCGTACTTCAAGAACCATCCGCTCTGTGATGAAGATTCCCTGCGGCCGGACTCCGGAACAAAGCCCGGAAAGCGAGGGAAAACAGCGTGA
- a CDS encoding cytochrome d ubiquinol oxidase subunit II: MTHLSIGHYSVNLINIGAAVLWILGFVYAVLGAIDFGSSFWRLYFLRKGQWPAETVARTYVSPTWELINAFLILIPVTLTGLFPDATFAFGSILLVPATLLLVLIALRGAYWQFGYASSTHKSRTVTVVGITGLVLPGAFMTLLPLSQGGYTTAINGVLHVQLVKFFTSPDVYLFALFGIFLSLYLSALFLARYAYNGHQKAAYESFRRVAVGLGPLSLALGLLALIVPHQGLDFSRQIMTWWPLTSISFLAFCLTESALIWTKPQAHVKGNPGIALYAALVQLAAADAGYGLAHHNFWLYPYVAVASSASNPTMFEATLLVLLGGALVLAPGLLWFRRLFITDAKYVKSAAESTK, translated from the coding sequence GTGACTCACCTCAGCATTGGTCATTACAGTGTAAATCTCATCAACATCGGCGCCGCTGTGCTTTGGATTCTTGGTTTCGTCTACGCTGTACTCGGAGCCATTGATTTTGGGTCAAGCTTTTGGAGGCTGTATTTTCTGCGCAAAGGACAGTGGCCTGCTGAAACCGTGGCAAGAACCTATGTGAGTCCAACCTGGGAATTGATTAATGCGTTTTTGATTCTCATTCCCGTGACACTAACCGGACTTTTCCCAGATGCCACTTTTGCCTTTGGCAGCATTTTGTTGGTTCCTGCAACGCTGCTGTTGGTATTGATTGCGCTTCGCGGCGCATATTGGCAGTTCGGGTATGCTTCAAGTACCCACAAGAGCCGTACAGTCACGGTGGTAGGCATAACCGGACTGGTATTGCCTGGCGCATTTATGACGCTGCTCCCGCTGTCACAAGGCGGGTATACCACAGCAATTAACGGTGTCTTGCACGTTCAACTCGTAAAATTCTTCACCAGTCCGGACGTGTATTTATTTGCGCTATTCGGTATCTTCTTGTCACTGTACCTATCTGCCCTGTTTCTCGCCAGGTACGCGTATAACGGGCATCAGAAAGCTGCATACGAATCCTTTCGCCGCGTTGCCGTCGGCCTTGGTCCACTCAGCTTAGCTCTGGGGCTTCTGGCTCTGATTGTCCCTCACCAAGGGCTGGATTTCTCCCGCCAGATTATGACGTGGTGGCCGCTGACATCTATCTCATTTCTGGCATTTTGCTTAACAGAATCAGCATTGATCTGGACAAAGCCTCAAGCACATGTCAAAGGGAATCCTGGCATTGCACTGTACGCAGCTCTCGTTCAACTCGCTGCAGCCGATGCGGGTTACGGTTTAGCACATCACAACTTCTGGCTCTACCCATATGTTGCTGTGGCTTCTTCCGCCTCCAACCCAACCATGTTTGAAGCAACTCTGCTGGTACTCCTCGGAGGGGCTCTTGTGCTTGCACCAGGACTGCTGTGGTTTAGAAGATTGTTTATAACCGATGCCAAATACGTCAAAAGTGCTGCAGAGTCTACGAAATAA
- a CDS encoding long-chain fatty acid--CoA ligase, whose amino-acid sequence MNLVELLAGSVKKHGDKTSLQYAQDGEYKGISYSQLWDFIQQFASGLSETGVKSDTRVAILAENCPEWTIADFAILSLKAVVVPIYPTLPVNQIDFILHNANVDLIIVQDKVQYEKILATTHPLKHVILMDIFGKKTASAAESLKPHPKANDKAMEHLSWLFSEVLELGKKALSEQERENYTNIHKNTLATIVHTSGTSGKPKGVMLTHENIVSNVSASLQILPVYPTDISLSYLPLSHVFERTVGHFAPLSIGATIAYAEGIEYIQKNLKQVRPTVLVTVPRLLEKVYTGIQEQIRLKPVWIQRILRSPMQKNKRSGLTYRLVDSILFGKIRKGLGGRIRLVVSGGAGLAEELGRFYSFAGIPVYEGYGMTESAPVIAANPYGNARFGTVGLPLPNVEVALAEDGELLVRGPNVMKGYVNAPDETAKVLEPSGWLHTGDIAEFTDRYIRIVDRKKNLLVLATGKNVAPWPIESSLTLAPHIGAALVIGDGRKYVAAILVPDFDAMKPFLLQHQIDDNPTEWVGHPKVVSLIQAEANAAIKELAGFEQPKRALLLPTEWTIDSGELTPTLKVKRKVVLHNYAHRIEAMYAGKDFIALGSELPDTSPPETEPMVSPDDAKSETLLAAESDEAVAKTTAIARRRRVPWILRGLAAVSVLFVIGVASLFLHPPAHFNLNKMIGGINQNNKKINQQNQGIVGTMKNIQQSSSATPVLKKRLKTVNTGIYNNENYLHQLDGLSQQEVSLSRQFKSLADSMKGNLQSISTSSSQQQKGLSNMNRSTQGVASEASQLKAVQQTVQGKLAQAAEKSKKIASEMP is encoded by the coding sequence TTGAATTTAGTTGAACTATTGGCTGGCAGTGTTAAGAAGCATGGAGACAAGACCAGTCTTCAGTACGCACAGGACGGTGAATACAAGGGCATTTCCTATTCGCAATTATGGGACTTCATCCAACAGTTCGCCAGCGGCCTTTCTGAGACCGGCGTGAAATCGGATACAAGAGTGGCTATCCTGGCTGAAAATTGCCCAGAGTGGACCATTGCGGACTTTGCGATTCTTTCTCTCAAAGCCGTCGTAGTACCCATCTATCCTACTCTTCCAGTAAATCAAATTGACTTTATCCTTCATAACGCAAATGTTGACCTTATCATCGTACAAGACAAAGTTCAGTATGAAAAAATTCTCGCCACAACCCACCCGCTGAAACATGTTATTTTGATGGACATATTTGGAAAAAAGACTGCCAGTGCTGCAGAGTCACTCAAGCCACATCCAAAGGCCAATGACAAGGCAATGGAACACTTGAGCTGGCTGTTTTCCGAAGTGCTTGAGCTGGGAAAAAAAGCTTTGTCGGAGCAAGAGAGAGAGAACTATACCAACATCCACAAAAACACGCTGGCAACCATTGTCCACACATCGGGTACGTCTGGAAAGCCAAAAGGCGTTATGCTGACCCATGAAAACATTGTCAGCAATGTCTCTGCCAGTCTGCAGATACTTCCTGTCTATCCGACCGACATAAGCCTGTCCTACTTACCGTTGTCACACGTCTTTGAGCGTACCGTGGGACATTTTGCTCCGTTGTCCATTGGGGCTACCATCGCCTATGCAGAAGGAATTGAATACATCCAGAAAAACTTGAAACAAGTGCGTCCGACGGTATTAGTCACGGTGCCTAGGCTGCTGGAAAAGGTCTATACAGGCATTCAGGAGCAGATTCGATTGAAACCAGTTTGGATACAGCGTATCTTGCGCAGCCCCATGCAGAAAAACAAACGTTCGGGCTTGACCTACCGACTGGTCGATAGCATTTTGTTCGGAAAGATTAGAAAGGGGCTCGGCGGCCGAATTCGACTGGTGGTGTCTGGAGGAGCCGGTCTTGCCGAGGAGCTTGGCCGCTTCTATTCCTTCGCTGGAATTCCAGTCTATGAAGGTTACGGCATGACTGAATCTGCCCCCGTCATTGCGGCAAACCCGTACGGAAATGCCAGGTTTGGTACGGTTGGTCTGCCCTTGCCGAACGTTGAAGTGGCTCTGGCAGAGGACGGCGAGTTACTGGTGCGCGGACCCAACGTCATGAAGGGTTACGTCAACGCACCGGACGAAACGGCAAAAGTGCTTGAGCCCAGTGGCTGGCTGCACACTGGAGACATCGCTGAATTCACAGATAGATACATCCGGATTGTCGACCGAAAGAAGAATCTGTTGGTACTGGCGACCGGAAAGAATGTGGCTCCGTGGCCGATTGAAAGTTCATTGACACTCGCTCCACACATCGGAGCGGCACTCGTCATTGGTGACGGAAGGAAGTACGTTGCTGCAATACTGGTCCCGGATTTTGACGCTATGAAGCCTTTTTTGTTACAGCATCAAATTGACGATAATCCCACAGAGTGGGTGGGACATCCCAAGGTCGTTTCGCTGATTCAAGCCGAAGCCAACGCTGCCATAAAGGAATTGGCGGGGTTCGAACAACCAAAGCGCGCCCTGCTGCTCCCAACGGAGTGGACCATAGATTCCGGAGAGTTGACCCCTACTCTCAAAGTGAAACGAAAAGTGGTCCTGCACAACTACGCACACCGTATTGAGGCCATGTATGCAGGGAAGGACTTTATAGCACTTGGTTCGGAACTGCCAGACACCAGCCCGCCCGAAACTGAACCTATGGTCTCACCAGACGATGCCAAATCTGAAACTCTGCTCGCAGCAGAATCGGATGAAGCTGTCGCCAAGACGACTGCCATTGCTCGCCGACGCCGCGTACCTTGGATTCTCCGGGGTCTTGCTGCTGTGTCAGTTCTTTTCGTTATCGGTGTCGCCAGTCTCTTCCTGCATCCTCCTGCCCACTTCAACTTAAACAAAATGATTGGAGGCATTAATCAAAACAATAAGAAAATCAACCAACAAAATCAGGGAATCGTGGGAACCATGAAGAACATCCAGCAGTCTTCCAGTGCGACACCAGTTTTGAAAAAACGCTTAAAAACAGTCAACACAGGTATCTATAACAACGAAAACTACTTGCATCAACTGGACGGTCTCAGCCAACAGGAAGTCTCACTCAGTCGGCAATTCAAGTCTTTGGCGGACTCCATGAAGGGAAACCTGCAATCGATTTCCACTTCATCCAGTCAGCAACAAAAAGGCCTCAGTAACATGAATCGTTCTACTCAAGGTGTGGCAAGCGAGGCAAGTCAGTTGAAAGCAGTACAGCAGACAGTTCAAGGCAAGTTGGCACAGGCTGCAGAGAAATCAAAGAAAATTGCCAGTGAAATGCCATAA